One segment of Triticum aestivum cultivar Chinese Spring chromosome 2A, IWGSC CS RefSeq v2.1, whole genome shotgun sequence DNA contains the following:
- the LOC123187222 gene encoding ribulose bisphosphate carboxylase small subunit, chloroplastic 1: MAPAVMASSATTVAPFQGLKSTAGLPVSRRSSGSLGSVSNGGRIRCMQVWPIEGIKKFETLSYLPPLSTEALLKQVDYLIRSKWVPCLEFSKVGFVFREHNSSPGYYDGRYWTMWKLPMFGCTDATQVLNEVEEVKKEYPDAYVRVIGFDNLRQVQCVSFIAFRPPGCEESGKA; this comes from the exons ATGGCCCCCGCCGTGATGGCTTCGTCGGCTACCACCGTCGCACCCTTCCAGGGGCTCAAGTCCACAGCCGGCCTGCCCGTCAGCCGCCGCTCCAGCGGCAGCCTCGGCAGCGTCAGCAACGGCGGAAGGATCAGGTGCATGCAG GTGTGGCCAATTGAGGGCATCAAGAAGTTCGAGACCCTGTCTTACTTGCCACCCCTCTCCACGGAAGCCCTCCTGAAGCAGGTCGACTACCTGATCCGCTCCAAGTGGGTGCCCTGCCTCGAGTTCAGCAAGGTTGGCTTCGTCTTCCGTGAGCACAACAGCTCCCCCGGGTACTACGACGGTCGATACTGGACAATGTGGAAGCTGCCTATGTTCGGGTGCACCGACGCCACACaggtgctcaacgaggtggaggAGGTCAAGAAGGAGTACCCTGACGCCTATGTCCGCGTCATCGGCTTCGACAACCTGCGCCAGGTGCAGTGCGTCAGCTTCATCGCCTTCAGGCCACCGGGTTGCGAGGAGTCCGGCAAGGCCTAA
- the LOC123187227 gene encoding ribulose bisphosphate carboxylase small subunit, chloroplastic 2-like, translating to MAPAVMASSATTVAPFQGLKSTTGLPISRPSGSAGLSNVSNGGRIRCMQVWPIEGIKKFETLSYLPPLSTEALLKQVDYLIRSKWVPCLEFSKVGFVFREHNSSPGYYDGRYWTMWKLPMFGCTDATQVLNEVEEVKKEYPDAYVRVIGFDNMRQVQCVSFIAFRPPGCEESGKA from the exons ATGGCCCCAGCCGTGATGGCTTCTTCCGCCACCACCGTCGCGCCCTTCCAGGGGCTTAAGTCGACCACCGGCCTTCCCATCAGCCGCCCCTCCGGCAGCGCCGGCCTCAGCAACGTCAGCAATGGCGGAAGGATCAGATGCATGCAG GTGTGGCCGATTGAGGGCATCAAGAAGTTCGAGACCCTGTCTTACTTGCCACCCCTCTCCACGGAGGCCCTCCTTAAGCAGGTCGACTACCTGATCCGCTCCAAGTGGGTGCCCTGCCTTGAGTTCAGCAAGGTTGGCTTCGTCTTCCGTGAGCACAACAGCTCCCCAGGGTACTACGACGGTCGATACTGGACAATGTGGAAGCTTCCTATGTTCGGGTGCACTGACGCCACGCaggtgctcaacgaggtggaggAGGTCAAGAAGGAGTACCCTGACGCCTATGTCCGCGTCATTGGTTTCGACAACATGCGCCAGGTGCAGTGCGTCAGCTTCATTGCCTTCAGGCCACCAGGCTGCGAGGAATCCGGCAAGGCCTAA
- the LOC123187226 gene encoding ribulose bisphosphate carboxylase small subunit, chloroplastic 2 translates to MAPAVMASSATTAAPFQGLKSTAGLPVSRRSCSAGLSSVSNGGRIRCMQVWPIEGIKKFETLSYLPPLSTEALLKQVDYLIRSKWVPCLEFSKVGFVFREHNSSPGYYDGRYWTMWKLPMFGCTDATQVLNEVEEVKKEYPDAYVRVIGFDNMRQVQCVSFIAFRPPGCEESGKA, encoded by the exons ATGGCCCCAGCCGTGATGGCTTCTtccgccaccaccgccgcgccCTTCCAGGGGCTCAAGTCGACCGCCGGCCTCCCCGTCAGCCGCCGCTCCTGCAGCGCCGGCCTCAGCAGCGTCAGCAATGGCGGAAGGATCAGATGCATGCAG GTGTGGCCAATTGAGGGCATCAAGAAGTTCGAGACCCTGTCTTACTTACCACCCCTCTCCACGGAGGCCCTCCTGAAGCAGGTCGACTACTTGATCCGCTCCAAGTGGGTGCCCTGCCTCGAGTTCAGCAAGGTTGGCTTCGTCTTCCGTGAGCACAACAGCTCCCCCGGGTATTATGACGGTCGATACTGGACAATGTGGAAGCTGCCTATGTTCGGGTGCACCGACGCCACACaggtgctcaacgaggtggaggAGGTTAAGAAGGAGTACCCTGATGCGTATGTCCGCGTCATCGGCTTCGACAACATGCGCCAGGTGCAATGCGTCAGCTTCATTGCCTTCAGGCCACCAGGCTGCGAGGAATCTGGCAAGGCCTAA